A single window of Streptomyces aquilus DNA harbors:
- a CDS encoding MurR/RpiR family transcriptional regulator, with the protein MTQEVKEIFGGASGGPSGPGGPGGPGTPPAPAALAAKVRTLTPSMTRSMQRVAEAVAGDPAGCAALTVTGLAELTGTSEATVVRTARILGYPGYRDLRLALAGLAAQQQSGRAPAITTDIAVDDPIADVVAKLAYDEQQTLADTAAGLDTVQLAAAVAAAATARRIDVYGVGASGLVAQDLVQKLLRIGLIAHAHSDPHLAVTNAVQLKAGDVAIAITHSGATGDVIEPLRVAFERGATTVAITGRPDSSVTQYADHVLTTSTARESELRPAAMSSRTSQLLVVDCLFVGVAQRTYESAAPALASSYEALAHRHRGRT; encoded by the coding sequence GTGACCCAGGAAGTGAAGGAAATTTTCGGCGGCGCCTCGGGCGGCCCGAGTGGTCCGGGTGGTCCGGGTGGTCCCGGCACACCGCCCGCCCCCGCCGCGCTCGCCGCCAAGGTGCGCACCCTCACCCCTTCCATGACCCGCTCCATGCAGCGGGTCGCCGAGGCCGTCGCCGGTGACCCGGCCGGCTGCGCGGCCCTGACGGTCACCGGCCTCGCGGAACTGACCGGCACCAGCGAGGCGACCGTCGTCCGCACCGCCCGCATCCTCGGCTACCCCGGCTACCGCGACCTGCGCCTCGCCCTCGCCGGCCTCGCCGCGCAGCAGCAGTCGGGGCGGGCGCCGGCGATCACGACGGACATCGCGGTGGACGACCCCATCGCCGACGTCGTCGCGAAACTCGCCTACGACGAGCAGCAGACGCTCGCCGACACGGCCGCCGGTCTGGACACCGTGCAGCTGGCGGCGGCCGTCGCCGCGGCGGCGACCGCCCGCCGCATCGACGTGTACGGAGTCGGGGCGTCCGGGCTGGTCGCCCAGGACCTGGTGCAGAAGCTGCTGCGGATAGGGCTGATAGCCCACGCCCACAGCGATCCGCATCTCGCCGTCACCAACGCGGTGCAGCTGAAGGCGGGGGACGTCGCCATCGCGATCACGCACTCCGGGGCGACGGGGGACGTCATCGAGCCGCTGCGGGTCGCGTTCGAGCGCGGGGCCACGACGGTCGCGATCACCGGACGGCCGGACAGTTCGGTGACGCAGTACGCGGACCATGTGCTGACGACGTCCACGGCCCGGGAGAGCGAGCTGCGGCCGGCGGCGATGTCGTCGCGGACCAGCCAGCTGCTGGTCGTGGACTGTCTGTTCGTAGGGGTGGCGCAAAGGACATACGAGAGCGCGGCGCCCGCCCTGGCCTCGTCGTACGAGGCCTTGGCACACCGGCATCGCGGCAGAACGTAG
- a CDS encoding metallophosphoesterase family protein, translated as MRILQLSDTHLERTDAVNRHGVNAHDSLRLLLDELRHLRGIDAVVVTGDLADDGSPEAYTAVRALVGGFARDVLGGVPVFCTTGNHDEREAFGKVLGSGHDEPEAVFASEAGERAAVSTVAGWRFVTLDSLVPGKVHGHLSAGQLAWLRQVVSTPAGHGTVLAFHHPPIALDNPLQQVFGLRNPADLADALRGSDVRVVLTGHFHLQLFGLLESVPVWVTPGVVNRIDLTAAPGTERAVRGASASLVVLGGPSGPLFHTLHARDPRAHETVYELDADRVRSLVEQYG; from the coding sequence ATGAGGATTCTCCAGCTCTCGGACACGCACCTGGAGCGCACCGACGCCGTCAACCGGCACGGCGTCAACGCGCATGACTCCCTGCGGCTTCTCCTCGACGAACTCCGGCATCTGCGGGGCATCGACGCCGTCGTCGTCACCGGCGATCTCGCCGACGACGGTTCCCCGGAGGCGTACACGGCCGTGCGGGCACTGGTGGGCGGGTTCGCGCGGGACGTGCTGGGCGGGGTGCCGGTGTTCTGCACGACCGGCAACCACGACGAGCGCGAGGCCTTCGGGAAGGTGCTCGGCAGCGGGCATGACGAGCCGGAGGCGGTGTTCGCGTCGGAGGCCGGTGAGCGGGCCGCGGTGAGCACCGTCGCCGGGTGGCGGTTCGTCACGCTCGACTCGCTGGTGCCCGGCAAGGTGCACGGCCACCTCTCCGCCGGGCAGCTCGCCTGGCTGCGGCAGGTGGTGAGCACCCCGGCCGGGCACGGCACCGTCCTCGCCTTCCACCACCCGCCCATCGCCCTCGACAACCCCCTCCAGCAGGTCTTCGGCCTGCGCAACCCCGCCGACCTCGCCGACGCCCTGCGCGGCAGCGATGTCCGGGTCGTCCTCACCGGGCACTTCCATCTCCAGCTCTTCGGGCTGCTGGAGTCGGTGCCGGTGTGGGTGACGCCCGGCGTGGTCAACCGCATCGACCTGACGGCGGCGCCGGGCACCGAGCGGGCGGTGCGCGGGGCGTCCGCCTCCCTCGTGGTGCTCGGCGGGCCCTCCGGCCCGCTCTTCCACACGCTCCACGCGCGGGATCCCCGGGCGCACGAAACGGTCTACGAGCTGGACGCGGACAGGGTGCGCTCCCTCGTGGAGCAGTACGGCTGA
- a CDS encoding DUF4031 domain-containing protein, which yields MTVYIDPPAWPGHGRMWSHLVSDVSYDELHAFADGLGVPRRAFERDHYDIPAHRYADVVAAGAVEVSSREVVRLLTESGLRRPKGRPA from the coding sequence GTGACCGTCTACATAGACCCGCCCGCCTGGCCGGGACACGGCCGGATGTGGTCCCACCTGGTGAGCGACGTGTCGTACGACGAACTCCACGCGTTCGCCGACGGGTTGGGCGTGCCGCGCCGGGCCTTCGAACGCGACCACTACGACATCCCCGCGCACCGGTACGCGGACGTGGTCGCGGCCGGCGCGGTGGAGGTCAGCAGCCGCGAGGTGGTGCGCCTGCTGACGGAGTCGGGGCTGCGGCGCCCCAAGGGGCGTCCGGCCTAG
- a CDS encoding PTS transporter subunit EIIC translates to MTTSYDTATALLPLVGGPANVASVAHCMTRLRLRLADPSLVDGEALRALPGVLGVVEDDDTYQIVLGPGAVARVTADFEALLRKETRKAENATPLKLALRRVANVFVPLIPALIGCGILAGLNGLLTNAGWLPGLTPALAAVASAFMSLIAVFVGYNTAKEFGGTPVLGGAIAAVVVYPGVAKVTAFGVALAPGQGGVLGALAAALLGTYVEKWCRGHVPATLDVLLTPALTVLVSGLATLYVLMYAAGTVSSAIGTAANWLLSTTGAFAGAVLGGLFLPLVMLGLHQALIPIHATLIEQQGSTTLLPLLAMAGAGQVGAAAAVYVRLRHDTAMRTTIKSALPAGLLGVGEPLIYGVSLPLGRPFVTACAGGAAGGAFVGLFAMLGERVGATAIGPSGWALFPLLAGDGGLGLGTAAAIYAGGLLTGYAVGFGATYAFGLPKER, encoded by the coding sequence ATGACCACCTCGTACGACACCGCGACAGCGCTCCTCCCTCTGGTCGGCGGCCCCGCCAACGTCGCCTCCGTCGCCCACTGCATGACCCGGCTGCGGCTGCGCCTGGCCGACCCGTCGCTGGTGGACGGGGAGGCGTTGCGGGCGCTGCCGGGGGTGCTGGGGGTGGTCGAGGACGACGACACGTACCAGATCGTGCTCGGGCCGGGGGCGGTCGCGCGGGTGACGGCCGACTTCGAGGCACTGCTGCGGAAGGAGACGCGGAAGGCTGAGAACGCGACCCCGCTGAAGCTGGCGCTGCGCCGGGTGGCGAACGTCTTCGTCCCGCTCATCCCCGCGCTCATCGGCTGCGGCATCCTCGCGGGCCTCAACGGGCTGCTGACGAACGCCGGTTGGCTGCCCGGTCTGACCCCGGCCCTGGCGGCCGTCGCGTCCGCCTTCATGTCCCTCATCGCGGTCTTCGTCGGCTACAACACCGCCAAGGAGTTCGGCGGCACCCCGGTGCTGGGCGGGGCGATCGCGGCCGTCGTCGTGTACCCGGGGGTCGCGAAGGTGACGGCCTTCGGCGTGGCGCTGGCCCCCGGGCAGGGCGGTGTCCTGGGCGCGCTGGCGGCGGCGTTGCTCGGGACGTACGTGGAGAAATGGTGCCGCGGCCACGTGCCCGCGACGCTGGACGTCCTGCTCACCCCGGCCCTGACGGTCCTGGTGTCCGGCCTGGCGACCCTGTACGTCCTCATGTACGCCGCCGGCACGGTCTCCTCGGCGATCGGCACGGCGGCGAACTGGCTGCTGTCGACGACGGGCGCCTTCGCGGGCGCGGTCCTCGGCGGCCTGTTCCTCCCCCTGGTGATGCTGGGCCTGCACCAGGCCCTGATCCCGATCCACGCCACCCTCATCGAACAGCAGGGCTCCACGACCCTGCTCCCCCTGCTGGCGATGGCGGGCGCGGGCCAAGTGGGCGCGGCGGCCGCGGTGTACGTCCGCCTCCGCCACGACACCGCAATGCGCACGACGATCAAGTCGGCCCTGCCCGCCGGGTTGTTGGGCGTGGGCGAGCCGCTGATCTACGGGGTGTCGCTGCCGTTGGGCCGCCCCTTCGTCACCGCCTGCGCGGGCGGGGCGGCCGGGGGTGCCTTCGTCGGCCTGTTCGCGATGCTGGGTGAACGGGTGGGCGCGACCGCGATCGGCCCGTCGGGCTGGGCCTTGTTCCCGCTGCTGGCAGGGGACGGAGGGCTGGGGCTGGGAACGGCGGCGGCGATCTACGCGGGCGGGCTGCTGACGGGGTACGCGGTCGGGTTCGGGGCGACGTACGCCTTCGGGCTGCCGAAGGAGAGGTGA
- a CDS encoding Uma2 family endonuclease has product MTPDTAERPQMSVEDFDELVRRAPRELKNRLEFLGGRLCIRHGPLDVDEFEELAAAAPETVRLEYINGKVVVKAMPDGNHREIFVWLQEQCMQYRPDLRVYGESGVMSEAYRKGRARTDGAVALKGHFKGHGEWSAANGILMAIEITSHDHDTNQGDGIDKPVGYAAVDIPVYLLIDRDNNTVVVYSDPKDSRYQETVSHPWGSPVELPDPLGFTLDTEELKDYAD; this is encoded by the coding sequence ATGACCCCTGACACCGCTGAGCGGCCCCAGATGTCCGTCGAGGACTTCGATGAACTCGTCCGCAGGGCCCCTAGGGAGCTGAAGAACAGGCTGGAGTTCCTCGGCGGAAGGCTCTGCATCCGGCACGGCCCGCTCGACGTCGACGAATTCGAGGAGCTGGCCGCCGCGGCTCCGGAAACCGTGCGACTTGAGTACATCAACGGAAAGGTAGTCGTAAAGGCCATGCCGGACGGCAACCATCGGGAGATCTTCGTCTGGCTCCAGGAGCAGTGCATGCAATACCGCCCCGACCTCCGCGTCTACGGAGAATCAGGTGTCATGTCCGAGGCCTACCGCAAAGGGCGCGCCCGCACAGACGGAGCCGTCGCGCTGAAGGGCCACTTCAAGGGACATGGCGAGTGGTCCGCCGCCAACGGCATCCTCATGGCCATAGAGATCACCTCCCACGACCATGACACCAACCAGGGCGACGGCATCGACAAGCCCGTCGGTTACGCGGCGGTCGACATCCCCGTCTACTTGTTGATCGACCGTGACAACAACACCGTCGTCGTATACAGCGACCCCAAGGACAGCCGCTACCAGGAGACCGTCTCCCACCCGTGGGGATCTCCGGTCGAACTGCCCGACCCCCTCGGCTTCACCCTGGACACCGAGGAACTCAAGGACTACGCCGACTGA
- a CDS encoding NADH:flavin oxidoreductase, whose protein sequence is MTASPTRAAEILARPIAINGLTVPNRIVMAPMTRMFSPGGIPGADVASYYARRAAAGVGLVVTEGTYVGHDSAGNSSRVPRFHGAEQLAGWQQVAADVHAAGGTIVPQLWHIGMVRKEGQNPVPEAPAVGPSGLRIGETEPTGTAMTQRDLDDVIGAFAEAAAAAERIGMDGVEIHGAHGYLVDQFLWAGTNRRTDAYGGDAVARTKFAAEIVAAVRETVSADFPVIFRYSQWKQEAYDARLAETPEELEAILTPLAAAGVDAFHASTRRYWLPEFDGADLNLAGWTKKLTGKPTITVGSVGLDGDFINAFVGEGSPLKGLDDLLDRLERDEFDLVAVGRALLQDPEWAAKVLAGRLDELKPYDAAALQSLS, encoded by the coding sequence GTGACCGCCTCCCCCACCCGCGCCGCCGAGATCCTCGCCCGGCCGATCGCGATCAACGGTCTGACCGTCCCGAACCGCATCGTGATGGCGCCGATGACCCGGATGTTCTCCCCGGGCGGTATCCCGGGCGCCGACGTGGCCTCGTACTACGCGCGGCGCGCCGCGGCGGGCGTCGGCCTGGTCGTCACCGAGGGGACGTACGTCGGTCACGACTCGGCCGGCAACAGCAGCCGCGTCCCGCGCTTCCACGGCGCGGAGCAGCTCGCGGGCTGGCAGCAGGTGGCCGCGGACGTGCACGCGGCGGGCGGCACCATCGTCCCGCAGCTGTGGCACATCGGCATGGTCCGCAAGGAGGGCCAGAACCCCGTCCCCGAGGCCCCCGCGGTCGGCCCCTCCGGCCTGCGCATCGGCGAGACCGAGCCCACCGGCACGGCCATGACCCAGCGCGACCTCGACGACGTCATCGGCGCCTTCGCCGAGGCCGCGGCCGCCGCGGAGCGCATCGGCATGGACGGCGTGGAGATCCACGGCGCGCACGGCTACCTGGTCGACCAGTTCCTGTGGGCGGGCACCAACCGCCGTACCGACGCCTACGGCGGTGACGCGGTCGCCCGCACCAAGTTCGCCGCCGAGATCGTCGCCGCCGTCCGCGAGACCGTCTCCGCCGACTTCCCGGTCATCTTCCGCTACTCGCAGTGGAAGCAGGAGGCCTACGACGCCCGGCTCGCCGAGACCCCGGAGGAGCTGGAGGCCATCCTGACCCCGCTCGCCGCGGCCGGCGTCGACGCCTTCCACGCCTCCACCCGCCGCTACTGGCTCCCGGAGTTCGACGGCGCCGACCTCAACCTCGCGGGCTGGACCAAGAAGCTCACCGGCAAGCCCACCATCACCGTCGGCTCGGTCGGCCTCGACGGCGACTTCATCAACGCGTTCGTCGGCGAGGGCTCCCCGCTCAAGGGCCTGGACGACCTCCTCGACCGGCTGGAGCGCGACGAGTTCGACCTCGTCGCCGTCGGCCGCGCGCTGCTCCAGGACCCGGAGTGGGCGGCGAAGGTCCTCGCGGGCCGCCTCGACGAGCTGAAGCCGTACGACGCGGCGGCCCTCCAGTCGCTGAGCTGA
- the murQ gene encoding N-acetylmuramic acid 6-phosphate etherase, with protein MTSTSDPRVLRAELEALTTEAFRPELADIDQLPTLDIARLMNGEDVTVPAAVAERLPEIGAAIDAVATRMAQGGRLVYAGAGTAGRLGVLDASECPPTFNTDPAQVVGLIAGGPEAMVTSVEGAEDSRELARADLDALKLTPLDTVVGVSASGRTPYAIGAVEHARAQGALTIGLSCNRHSALAAAAEHGIEVVVGPELVTGSTRLKAGTAQKLVLNMLSTITMIRLGKTYGNLMVDVRASNEKLRARSRRIVALATGAGDDEIERALAETDGEVKNAILVILTGVDGPAATRLLEESGGHLRAALAAAGG; from the coding sequence ATGACCTCCACCTCCGATCCCCGTGTTCTGCGTGCCGAGTTGGAAGCCCTCACCACCGAGGCCTTCCGGCCCGAGCTCGCCGACATCGACCAGTTGCCCACCCTCGACATCGCCCGGCTCATGAACGGTGAGGACGTCACCGTGCCCGCCGCCGTCGCCGAGCGGTTGCCCGAGATCGGTGCCGCCATCGACGCCGTCGCCACCCGGATGGCCCAGGGCGGTCGGCTCGTCTACGCCGGTGCCGGGACCGCCGGGCGCCTCGGTGTGCTGGACGCCTCCGAGTGCCCGCCGACCTTCAACACCGACCCCGCGCAGGTCGTCGGCCTGATCGCGGGCGGCCCGGAGGCCATGGTGACCTCCGTCGAAGGCGCCGAGGACTCCAGGGAACTGGCGAGAGCCGACCTGGACGCGCTGAAGCTGACGCCCCTGGACACGGTGGTCGGCGTCTCCGCGTCCGGTCGTACCCCTTATGCCATCGGTGCCGTCGAACACGCCCGCGCGCAGGGCGCGTTGACGATCGGGCTGTCCTGCAACAGGCACAGCGCGCTGGCCGCCGCGGCGGAGCACGGCATCGAGGTGGTCGTCGGCCCCGAACTGGTCACCGGCTCCACCCGGCTCAAGGCGGGCACCGCCCAGAAGCTGGTGCTGAACATGCTGTCGACGATCACGATGATCCGGCTGGGCAAGACGTACGGGAACCTGATGGTCGACGTCCGCGCCTCCAACGAGAAGCTCCGGGCGCGCTCCCGGCGGATCGTCGCCCTCGCCACGGGCGCCGGGGACGACGAGATCGAGCGGGCGCTGGCGGAGACGGACGGCGAGGTGAAGAACGCCATCCTGGTGATCCTCACCGGCGTGGACGGCCCCGCGGCCACCCGCCTTCTGGAGGAGTCCGGCGGCCATCTGCGTGCCGCGCTGGCGGCGGCGGGCGGCTGA
- a CDS encoding MFS transporter: MSDAPSAVPRSNAVVVVLAFAGIVVSLMQTLVIPIVPELPRLLDAPASDTAWAVTATLLAAAVATPVVGRLGDMFGKRRMLLISGVMLIVGSVVCALADSLLPMIIGRALQGLASGVIPLGISIMRDELPAERLASATALMSASLGIGGALGLPAAALIADNFSWHVLFWTSAALGAVAIGLVTVFVPESKVRTGGRFDLVGALGMAAGLVCLLLAISKGADWGWGSGTTIGLFLAAVVILLAWGFFELRTDQPLVDLRTTARRQVLVTNLASIAVGFAMFAMSLVIPQLLQLPAQTGYGLGKSMLAAGLVMAPSGLVMMATAPISAAVSKARGPKATLMIGALIVAAGYGLNIVLMSEVWHFVLVSCVIGAGIGFTYGSMPALIMGAVPASETAAANSLNTLMRSIGTSSASAIAGVILAQLTTDFGGYALPSENGFKAVLAVGAGAALLAFAVASFIPRQRVAGDGTLVAEGATESAEAAAKS, translated from the coding sequence ATGTCCGACGCTCCTTCCGCAGTACCACGGTCGAACGCCGTGGTGGTGGTGCTGGCCTTCGCCGGAATCGTGGTCTCGCTGATGCAGACCCTGGTGATCCCGATCGTCCCCGAGCTGCCGAGGCTCCTGGACGCGCCCGCCTCCGACACCGCCTGGGCCGTCACCGCCACGCTGCTCGCCGCCGCCGTGGCCACGCCGGTCGTCGGACGCCTCGGCGACATGTTCGGCAAGCGCCGCATGCTGCTGATCAGCGGCGTCATGCTGATCGTCGGCTCGGTCGTCTGCGCGCTGGCCGACTCCCTCCTGCCGATGATCATCGGCCGTGCCCTCCAGGGCCTCGCCTCCGGTGTCATCCCGCTCGGCATCAGCATCATGCGCGACGAACTGCCCGCCGAGCGGCTGGCCTCCGCGACCGCCCTGATGAGCGCCTCCCTCGGCATCGGCGGCGCCCTCGGGCTGCCCGCCGCCGCGCTCATCGCCGACAACTTCAGCTGGCACGTGCTGTTCTGGACCTCGGCTGCGCTCGGCGCCGTGGCCATCGGCCTGGTCACCGTCTTCGTACCGGAGTCCAAGGTGCGCACCGGCGGCCGTTTCGACCTCGTGGGTGCCCTGGGCATGGCGGCAGGGCTCGTCTGCCTGCTCCTCGCCATCTCCAAGGGCGCCGACTGGGGCTGGGGCAGCGGCACCACGATCGGACTCTTCCTCGCGGCCGTCGTGATCCTGCTGGCCTGGGGCTTCTTCGAACTGCGCACCGACCAGCCGCTGGTGGACCTGCGCACCACCGCCCGCCGTCAGGTACTGGTCACCAACCTCGCCTCGATCGCGGTCGGCTTCGCCATGTTCGCGATGAGCCTGGTCATCCCGCAGCTTCTCCAGCTCCCGGCCCAGACCGGTTACGGCCTCGGCAAGTCGATGCTGGCCGCCGGTCTGGTCATGGCCCCCTCCGGCCTGGTCATGATGGCCACGGCACCGATCTCCGCCGCCGTCTCCAAGGCCCGCGGCCCGAAGGCCACGCTGATGATCGGCGCCCTGATCGTCGCCGCCGGGTACGGCCTCAACATCGTCCTGATGAGCGAGGTCTGGCACTTCGTGCTCGTCTCCTGCGTCATCGGCGCCGGCATCGGCTTCACGTACGGCTCGATGCCCGCGCTCATCATGGGCGCGGTGCCCGCGTCGGAGACGGCCGCGGCGAACAGCCTCAACACCCTGATGCGCTCCATCGGCACCTCGTCGGCCAGCGCCATCGCCGGCGTCATCCTGGCCCAGCTGACCACCGACTTCGGCGGTTACGCGCTGCCGTCCGAGAACGGCTTCAAGGCGGTCCTGGCGGTCGGCGCCGGAGCGGCGCTGCTGGCCTTCGCGGTCGCGTCGTTCATCCCGCGGCAGCGGGTGGCGGGGGACGGGACGCTGGTGGCGGAGGGGGCGACGGAGTCAGCGGAGGCCGCCGCCAAGTCGTAG
- a CDS encoding DinB family protein, whose product MTNTTQDTVTATERPDLLEVLAHQRHFLRFTTRDLTDEQAGQRTTASELCLGGLIKHVTSVERNWAAFILNGPSPADDFKNKTEADFARRADEFRMLPGDTLAGVLAAYEEAARRTDEIVTSLPDLNADHPLPEAPWFKPGARWSARRVLLHIVGETAQHAGHADIIRESLDGAKSMS is encoded by the coding sequence ATGACCAACACCACGCAGGACACTGTCACCGCCACCGAACGCCCCGACCTGCTGGAAGTGCTGGCCCACCAGCGGCACTTCCTGCGCTTCACGACCCGTGACCTCACCGACGAACAGGCCGGGCAGCGGACCACGGCCAGTGAGCTGTGTCTGGGCGGCCTGATCAAGCACGTCACGTCGGTGGAGCGGAACTGGGCGGCCTTCATCCTCAACGGCCCGTCGCCGGCCGACGACTTCAAGAACAAGACCGAGGCCGACTTCGCCCGGCGCGCCGACGAATTCCGGATGCTGCCCGGCGACACCCTGGCCGGTGTGCTGGCCGCCTACGAGGAGGCGGCCCGCCGGACCGACGAGATCGTCACGTCCCTGCCCGACCTGAACGCCGACCACCCGCTGCCCGAGGCTCCTTGGTTCAAGCCCGGGGCTCGATGGTCGGCCCGCAGGGTGCTGCTGCACATCGTCGGGGAGACGGCCCAGCACGCCGGGCACGCCGACATCATCCGGGAGTCCCTGGACGGCGCGAAGAGCATGAGCTGA